A window from Candidatus Tectomicrobia bacterium encodes these proteins:
- a CDS encoding NAD(P)-dependent oxidoreductase: MSIKVGVVGLGVMGGAFAGHLLDAGYEVAGYDPAEAMYGKFQGKKLRRAASPADAARGADLVMTSLPNYTYVEKAVEGPGGVLEGIGREAVIADMSTVPPKFARAMAEKAQGKGVAWLDCPVSGVGKQAAVKDLVVMSSGPKAAFEKVKPAFDAIGKKTVYVGERNGMAAQLKLVVNLVLFINMAGAAEGLTLGLKAGLPADVMLDTLCSGAAASNVLQVRGKDMLAGNFPPSGPITIVMKDIDCIIGSAKDANSPTPLIGLLEHLYMSQRSKGREMEDGSSIFRIYKELANLS, encoded by the coding sequence GTGAGCATCAAGGTCGGGGTTGTGGGCTTGGGCGTGATGGGAGGGGCCTTCGCGGGCCATCTGCTGGACGCGGGATATGAGGTGGCGGGCTATGATCCCGCCGAGGCGATGTACGGAAAGTTCCAGGGCAAGAAGCTCCGCCGCGCGGCCTCCCCGGCGGATGCGGCCCGGGGCGCGGACCTGGTGATGACCTCCCTGCCCAACTATACCTACGTCGAGAAGGCGGTGGAGGGGCCGGGCGGGGTGCTGGAGGGCATCGGCCGGGAGGCCGTCATCGCCGACATGAGCACGGTGCCGCCCAAGTTCGCCCGGGCGATGGCCGAGAAGGCGCAGGGGAAAGGCGTCGCTTGGCTCGACTGCCCGGTGAGCGGGGTGGGGAAGCAGGCGGCGGTGAAGGATCTGGTGGTCATGTCCTCGGGCCCGAAGGCGGCCTTCGAGAAGGTCAAGCCGGCCTTCGACGCCATCGGGAAAAAGACGGTCTACGTGGGCGAGCGGAACGGCATGGCCGCCCAGCTCAAGCTGGTGGTGAACCTCGTCCTGTTCATCAACATGGCGGGTGCCGCCGAGGGGCTCACCCTGGGCCTCAAGGCGGGCCTCCCCGCCGACGTCATGCTCGACACCCTCTGCTCCGGGGCGGCGGCCTCGAACGTGCTGCAGGTGCGGGGGAAGGACATGCTGGCAGGCAACTTCCCCCCTTCGGGCCCCATCACGATTGTGATGAAGGACATCGATTGCATCATCGGCTCGGCGAAGGATGCCAACTCCCCGACCCCCCTGATCGGGCTCCTGGAGCATCTCTACATGTCCCAGCGGAGCAAGGGCCGGGAGATGGAAGATGGAAGCTCCATCTTTCGCATTTACAAGGAGTTGGCGAACCTGTCTTGA